A region from the Bradyrhizobium erythrophlei genome encodes:
- a CDS encoding TfoX/Sxy family protein, which yields MDRDFLIDLFSDFGPVTIRPMFSGFGISADGINFALALRAGLYFRADEATISQFEAEGSKPFQYQTRARTVTVNSYWQLPARLFDEPEELTGWARAALAAAQRAAIRKRPKARKAAKKVAAKGVLGSKAAPKRPAARKKKRTPGKRSSY from the coding sequence ATGGACCGCGACTTCCTGATCGATCTGTTCTCGGATTTCGGACCGGTCACGATCCGCCCGATGTTCTCGGGCTTCGGCATTTCGGCCGACGGCATCAACTTCGCGCTGGCGCTCCGAGCCGGCCTGTATTTCCGTGCCGATGAAGCGACCATTTCGCAATTCGAGGCGGAGGGTTCAAAGCCGTTTCAGTATCAGACGCGAGCCAGGACCGTCACGGTGAACTCGTACTGGCAGCTGCCGGCCCGGCTGTTTGACGAGCCGGAAGAGCTGACTGGCTGGGCGAGGGCGGCACTGGCCGCGGCGCAACGCGCCGCGATCCGCAAGCGTCCGAAGGCGCGCAAGGCGGCGAAGAAGGTCGCAGCTAAGGGCGTCTTGGGCAGCAAAGCGGCGCCTAAGAGGCCTGCTGCAAGGAAGAAAAAGAGGACGCCAGGAAAAAGGTCCTCATACTGA
- a CDS encoding HesB/IscA family protein, with translation MTDMTPASTTPASKPKPRPRPQVMKLTEAAAQRVAELTRRADSEIVGLRVGIKNGGCAGQSYTVEYAHDIRPTDEVVEDKGVKILVDPKAVLFLLGTEMDYKADKMSAQFIFNNPNQTGACGCGESVQLTAAKVDG, from the coding sequence ATGACTGACATGACACCCGCTTCAACGACACCCGCCTCCAAGCCGAAGCCGCGTCCCCGCCCGCAGGTCATGAAGCTGACGGAAGCTGCCGCCCAGCGTGTCGCGGAACTGACGAGACGCGCCGATTCCGAGATCGTCGGCCTGCGCGTTGGCATCAAGAACGGCGGCTGCGCCGGGCAATCCTATACGGTCGAATATGCCCACGACATTCGTCCCACCGACGAAGTGGTGGAGGACAAGGGCGTGAAGATCCTGGTCGACCCCAAGGCGGTGCTGTTCCTGCTGGGGACCGAGATGGACTACAAGGCCGACAAGATGTCGGCGCAGTTCATCTTCAACAACCCGAACCAGACCGGCGCCTGCGGCTGCGGCGAGTCGGTGCAGCTCACGGCTGCGAAAGTGGATGGCTAG